The Clostridiales bacterium FE2011 sequence CGAACTGCTGGAAAGCCCTGCAATGGAGAAACTGATTCAGGAACTGGAAGAAACATATGATCTGATCCTGATGGATGTGCCGCCGATCAACATTGTTTCCGATCCTTTGGCTCTTTCCAGCAAATGCGCCGGTGCCCTGTTTGTGGTTCGGCAGGAGTTCTCGGATCACCGGGAAATCCGCCGGGCACTGGTCTCCTGCGAGATGACCGGTTTGGAAGTCTTGGGCTTTGTCTTCTATGGAGAAAAGCTGCATCAGGGAAAATATTACAGTAAGCGCTCCCAGCGGGGATATGAATACTATAACAAATATGATACCCGGTCCAGAGTGGTTGGTGATCCGGACAACCCAAAGAAGAAACACGCAACAAAAAACGAAGACTGATACACGATATTTTAAAGGGAACATGAGAGGGGAAAGAGCATGAAAAAGCTCATCAGGGTGATTCCGGTTCTTCTGATTCTGACACTGTTACTCAGCACCGTTTATGGAGCGTCTGCCGCGGTGACGCCCCAGAGCCTGCGTATGCCCGCTTACAGCCTGACGGACTGTGAGTGGAATGAAAACGGACAGTTAATTTCTGAAACTGTCCATGACTCGGATGGCAATCCCGCCGTTAATAGCCGTGGATTCCATAAGGCTGAATATACCTGGGATGCGAAGGGGAATCCCCTGACCGAATCCTATACCGGTCTGAACGGTGAGCCTGTTGTTGCGGATGGGGGATATGCCAAAACTGTTTTCACTTATGAGAACAACTCCAAGGGAGTTCCCCACATCGTGGCGGAAGATCGCTATACCGCGGATGGCAGCCGTGCAGACATTCCCGGTAGCTACAGTTACCGCCGGGATATATGGGACGGAGACCAGATCTTTTCCACCGCTTATTATGATGCATCTGGTAATCTAATCCAGCCCACCGGCGGTTATGCCCGGATCCTCTACAGCCTGGAAGAGGATGAAAACGCAGTTGTGATCACCAAACGTTATGAAGATGCAAACGGTAATGCTTTGCTGGGTGCAGAAGGCGGAGCAAAGATAGTTTATATTTATGCCAAAGGCCTGACCGCAGCCGCAAATGCTCGGGTGGATAATATGGGCCTTGGGATGTTGCTGGGTAATATGCCTATCCGTGACCGTGAAGGTACACCCAATTCTATGCCGGAAAGTGAACGGGGAGAGCTGTTTAACACTGTAGTCCTGGATGATAATGATCGAAAACCCATGCTGGTTTCCACGGAAATCTATGGAACGGACGGCAGCAAAACTCTCGGCGCAAAGCGTTGGCAGCGGGAAGTTCGCAGCTACGATGAACGCGGCAACCTGACCCGTACAGATTATTATGGTGCGGATGGGGAACTGATCATCTCTTCTACCGGTACTGCGTCTACAGTTAACACCTACGATGAGCTAAATCGGGTCATCCAGATTGATTATCTGGATCGTGACGGTCAGCTGCTCAAGATGCTGAATGGTTATGCTCGGGTAACTTATGAATACTATGGCAGCAGTGAACGGGTACATTATATCCGTTATTTTGGAGCGGATGGTAACCGTACCATGATTACATCCGGCGTCTCCATGATCGAATTCGAATATGATGATAACAATGAATACGATTGGGATAAGCGGGAAACTTATTATGACATCCTGGACGAATATACTCAGTCCAACGGTGGCTTTGCCCGGATTGAATGGAAGCTTTTCGATGATAACAACTTCAAACTGGATGATAATAAACTCTGGGTGCTGAATTCTCCTTATGCTCAGTGGGAAAAATACTACGGTACGGATATGAAGCTTGTTGAACGGAAAGCAGGCCATGCCGGTATCGAGAACTTCAAAAATGAGAATAACCAGATCATAAAGACTGTCTATATGGACGATCAGTGGCTGCCTACACGGTATGAGGAAGGCCAGTACGCCTGGATCGAATATCAGTACGAAACCAACGATCCCACTGAACCTGCCTGCTATGAAGCATACTTCGACAAAGACGGCAATCCGGTTGAAGCCATTACCGGTGCCTATGCCCGGAGCATGGTCTACGGCGGACCGAAGAAGAATCTTCTCCTGGAAGAAGCCTTCTTTGACGCGGAAGGAAATCCGGATACCAGCGTTGTGACCGGTGCACATAAAGCTGCCTATACTTACGACCGGAACATGCTGCAGACTTCAGTCCATTATTACAATGCGGATGGAACCCTTTCTGCCACCCGGAACGGGGAAGCGGCCATGCTGCGGGAGTATAATAGCAAGGGAAGCCTGCTGTGGGAAGTCACCTTCGGGGATGACAATAAGCCTTTGGCTGTGAACGGCACTAATGCTGCTCAGGTTCATAGCTATGACTATGCCGGACATCACACCGGTGAAAAGTTCTTCGATGAGAACGGTACTCCTGTGACCAACAGTAATGGTTATGCCAGCGCCATCTATGATTATGACGCGAAGGGAAATATCACTTCCATTTCCTACTATAATGCGGAAAATATGTCCACCCTGGTCAGCGGACGGGCTAAAGTGGAACGGGAATATGACAACGCTCACCATATGACCTATGAACTGAACGTTGGTACCAACGGCCGTCCGGTCCTGCAAAGCGATGGCTTTGCTGCCCGTAAACTGACCTATGATCCGGAAACCGGCCTGACAACCAAGGTGGAATATCTGGACGCTCAGGGCGAACCGGTTGTCATTTCCCAGGGCTACGCTTCCTATGAAGTCAAGTATGATCATGCCGGGAATCTGACCCTGCGTGCCTATTACGATGAGAAGGGTGAGCTTGTTGCTCCTGCGACACCTGGTTATGCCAAACTGGAGCGTCAGATTGACGCTCAGGGACGGGTGACTGAAGAAGCGCGCTACAATGCGGATGGAACCCTACAAGAAAACCGCGACGGATATGCTGTTACTGAAACTACTTATGATATCAATAAGACAACGGTTTCTTATCTGAACGCTAATCGTGAACTGGCGGATACTTCCTTCGGCTATGCCTCGAAGGTAACCGAAACAGATTACATGGGCAACACCGTGAGTATCGCTTACTTTGGTGCAAATAATGAGCCTGTAAAAATCGCTGACGGCTACCATACCCAGAAAAACACCTGGGATATGGAAGGCCATCAGCTGAGAGAGCAGTACTTCGATGAGAACGGCAAACCGGTCGCATGTCCGAAAGGATACGCTTCCTTCCTCTGCGAGTATGATAAGAACGGCAATACCACCCGTGAAGTACACTTCGGTGTGAACGGGGAAGTTGCGAAAGTCATTGCCGGTGCGCCGGAAGTCCTGCGTGAGTATGACGATGAAAATCGGCTCCTGAGTGAGAAGTACCTGGATGAAACCGGTATGCCCTATATGCTGCGCGGGGACTACGCTTCTACTGAGTGCGAGTATGATGCCCGTGGCAATCTGCTGACCGAAAAGTTCTTCGGTACAGAAGGACAGCCTGTGATTTCCACCAAGGGTTATGCCCAGAAAACAGATACCTATGATATCCGCGGACATCTGTTGTCAGAGGAATATACCGATGGCAAAGGTAATCTCCTCATGCAGCAGATTGGCTATGCTAAGAAACAACAGACCTGGGACAGCCACGGCAATCTGCTGAGCGAAGCCTGGTTCGATGAATCCAATCAGCCGGCTCTGCAGGAAAACACCTACGGATATAAGACTTATAAATATGACAATCACAACAACCTGACCGAAGAAGCATGGTATCACCATGAAGGTGCACCTACTGTACTGGCGGACGGTTATAACCGTGTCGTCCATGTCTATAACGCCTTCGATCGCCGCGTGCGCAGCGTCTGGTATTACAACATGGATATCGTAACTCTGCCGGAAGGCTATGCTGCCAAGTCCTTTGAATATGATGGTCGTGGTCGTATTACCAAGACATCCTGCCTGGATGACAAGATGCAGCGGGTAATGACGAAAAAGGGTTATTCAGCCGAGCAGAAAGTATATGATAATGCCAATAATGTCCTTCAGGTCCGCTATCTGGACGTGAATGATAAACTGACCCGTTTGCCGGAAGGCTTCAGCGTCTGGCAGCGTGAATATGACAAGAACAATCACGTAATTCTGGAACAGTATCTGGATGAGAATGAGCGGATTGCGTCTCTGACGGAACGCCAGCCTGCTTCCAGAAACGTTTATGACGCTCGTGGCCGTTTAATTCGTATCGAATATCTGAATACCGGATTACAAGCTTCTGAAACCCAGTTTGGCTACAGCACGATTCAGTTTGCTTATGATGATCAGAATCGCCGCACCGGTATTACCTATCTTGATGCCAATGGTTTGAACAAAATGATTTCCGCCGGCTATGCCGGGATTCGCTATGAGTACAGCGATCAGGGTAAGATTTGGCGTACTACTTACCTTGATGTTTCCGGACAACCGACGTTGTTCAAAGATGGCTATGCCGCCAGTGAAAACATCTATGACAATGATTTGAACCTTGTCGGTACGATTTATCTGGATGATAAATACAACCGGACATACATCGGTGCTGGGTACTCTGGTATCCGCCGTTCGGTGGACAAGAACGGAGACATCCTGACGGAAACCTACCTGGATAATGATGATCTGCCGGTTGCGGGTGCGGGTGGATATGCCACGCTGCGAAATACATGGGATAATCTCCGCAGAGTTATCAAGCGTGAATATCTGGACAAAGAAGGTCAGCCAGCCAAACTTTCCAGCGGTTACTGCGCTGTGGCTTATCAGTATGACAATAACAGCAACAAGATCCGTGAGTCCTACTATAACAAGGATGGCGAACTGATCTGGAATAATGACGGTTATTGCGAGATTTTGCTGAAATATGACGAGCGGAACCATTGCATCGAAGAACGTCTTCTGACCAGGGGCGGGAAACCTGCTGTTCACAACTACGGACGCTATTCTTCCATGACCCGGAAAGTGGATGAGGACGGACGGGTATTGGAAGTCCACTTCTATGATGAGCAGGGACGTCCCACCTTCTACGCCAGCGATTATGCCGAAGCCCGGTATGTCTATGACCTGGCCGGACGGCAGACAGAAGTCAGCTATTATGATGTCGAAGGCAAGCCGATGGCGGTCCGCCGCGGCTATGCCAGGATGACTACAGAGTATAACACTCTGGGACTGAAAACCGAAGAATGCTACTACGACGTGGATGGCAATCTGGTAGATACCCAGATGGGCTATGCCAAGGAAGTATCTACCTATGATGAACTGGGTAATCGGCTGACTGTCAGATACCTGAATACCTCGCAGCTGCAGGTGGTTCCGGAAGGTTCCGCTTACGCCTACTATCTCATGGCTTATGATGACGCCGGACGGGTCCTCAGTGAGGAATATTACGACGAAATGGACAAACCGGCACTATGCCGGGATGGATATGCAGCTCACTATGCAGAATATACCGAAACCGGACGTCTGAAGGAAGAAACATACTTCGATACCGAGAATAAACCTGTTGCGTATAATGGCTACAGCAAACGTGAACTGGTGGATGAGGATAAGGAGAATCGTACCTACACCCTGCGTGTCATCAATGAAACCATGGATGACGAGTCCTATATCGAAAGCCGTCAGACCTTCGACAAGTATGACCGGATGATTAGGATCAGCTACTTCGATAAGGCTGGTAATCCGGCTGTTGGCGCTGAGGGCGCCAGCACAGTGGAAAAGGAATACACCGGACGCGGCCAGATCGCGCTGGAGAAGTTCTACGATGCGGCAAATAAAGCAACCGCTGTGAACGGTGCATATGGTGTGGCTACCACCTATACTCCCTTTGGCCGGATCGATAAACAGACCTGGCTGGATGAGAACGGCAATCCTGCACCGAATGCGAATGGCTATGCAGCCTTGACTTATGCATATGACCTGACCAATGCCGCCAAGGTGGAAAAATATATCCAGAAGTATTTTGACGCGAATGATGAACCTTGCGCGGATACCCTGGGAGCCTATGGAGTGAGCATCCTCTTCTATCCGAATACTCGGGTACATGAAGTGACTTACCTGGATGACGAAGGTAAGCCAATCAATACGAATAAGGGATATGCCCAGCTTCAGTACGAAGAGGATGAAAACGGAAACCGCACCTGGGAAGGCTACTTCGATAAGTACGGCGGGCAGGCTAACTGCGACGCAGGCTATTCCAGCAAAGAATGCGATTATGACAGCGCCGGACGCCTGATCGGGGAACGCTACCAGGATCGCTACAATAAATTGACAAACAACGCGGAAGGCGTTGCAGGCTGGAACGGCTACTATGACGCGGAAGGCAACCTGATCATTACCAGCAAGTACAATCAGGATAAGGAAGCACTTCCGACTCAGAATCCTTAAAGGAGGGAAGCAAAATGAAAAAGACAATGAACCTTCTTATCAAACTGACTGCGCTGCTTCTTCTCCTGTGCCTGCTTCCTCTGGCAGCAACAGCGGAAGAGAAGAAGGAAGGCAACTGGGAATCATTCCTGCTCATCTGCAATGAAGGCATGAACAACGATAAGGGCAATGCCGGCAACACCCTGATGGTTGCAGCCATGGAGCCTGATCAGGGCAGAATCCACCTGATGATGTTCACCTGGGATACCTTCATTAACTATGAAGGCTACGATGTTCCCCAGAAGCTGGATATGCCTTATCGGAATAATGGGCCTGAAGAAGCGGTCAAAGTCTTCAATGAAAACTTCGGTTTGAACATTAATCATTACCTGAGTCTGAACTACCTGAATCTGGCTTCCCTGATCGATGAATATGGCGGAATCAATGTGGATATCACCCGTGCGGAGCGTAATGCCTTGAACGGTATGGTGGCGTCCAAGAAGATCCGCCTGCAGGAGCAGGTGGCGGCGGGTGAACTGGGACAGACTGTGATTGATATGCTGGCTCAGGAATATTACCTGAATGACTTTGGACCCAACACCCACCTGAACGGCTTGCAGGCCGTGGGCTACGGCTGGCTGCAGTATGACAGCGTGTATAACTGCTGCCAAAGGGACGCAAATGTTGTCGCGGGTCTTTTCCACAGCGCCGGAAGCTTCATTGCAGATAAAGTAGCTCTGTATACCAATGAAACCGGTGTACCTGCAGACGACTATGCCAGAAGACTCATCAATCTGGATGAAATAACCGAAGAAGATTATCAGTTCCTTCGTGATCAAATTGCACCCATCTTCCAGATGTCCGTGAACAATATGACTGAGGATGAAATACGGAGCATTACACTTGCTCTTGCCAAGATTGCTTACCAGGCCGAACGGGAAGGGGCAAGTATCTTTGATCTCATCAAATCCACTATTCTTCCTCTGGAAGCAACCCAGCCCTATGACATAGTGGCTGGTGCACAGGGACATCTCATTGATAAGGAAGCCAATATCGCTGCGGTAAAGGAGTTCCTGTATACCGAAGACTAAGCAAGAAAGGGCAACCAAGTACTGACCGGACTGGCAGGCTGACGAACCCCTGGAACATACCGAAGCCTGCCCGCGGGAATAATACCCGCGGGCAGCACTATATCCCGGCAAAAACCGGGACGGCGGAGCCTACCCATTTTTATGGTTGATCTCCGCAAAAAGTCTTACAATTTTGGCTTTGTCCACTGTTTCCTAGCCGCATTGATAAGGCAAACTAATGATAATTATGAATTATGAATCGTGAATTATGAATTGCTTATGAAGGGAGATGAGGGCACTGTACGCTTACTGTTACTTCTGCGAAACCCAGAAATGTTCCACCATCGCTGCTCTCATCCGTCGTACCTTAAATGAAACCTGCTTTTCTCCAGAAATCATTCAGCGCAAATGGACCAAGGGTGTCTGTGAAGAAGTTCGTCACCCATGGCTTCCCGGATATATTTTCCACTATACAGAAGAACCACTGGATCATGCGATCCACATGTCCGGGATCATCCGCCGCCTGGGAGACGGGGAACTCAAAGACGAAGACCTGGCCTTTGCTAATATGCTCTATGAGCACAACGGCGTCATGGGTACCATACATCTGGCAGAAGTCGGTCAGCATTGCACGGTGTCTGACCCCCTCTGGCAGAAGATGGAGGGAAAAGTCATCAAGATCGATCGCGGCAGGAAACGCTGTTGCGTGGAATTTACCTTCGATCAGGTCAAACGGACCGTCTGGTTGGGATATGAATTAATAAGACCGATGAATGAGCAAGTATAGAAGGAAGGCATGAACTTATGGCTAGGAAGGTTTTCTTTAGTTTTCATTATGAAAATGATATATCTAGAGTAATGGTTGTTAGGAATAGATGGGTAACCTATGGTGGACAACTTGCATCACAGGTCATTGATAACGCCGATTTTGAACAAGTAAAACGACAAGGTCAAGTTGCAATAGAACGTTGGATAGATAAACAGATGGATGGAACTACTGCAACAATTGTATTGATTGGATCAGAAACCTTACAAAGACCATACGTACAATATGAGATATGTAAAAGCATAGAAAGAGGAAATGCTATTATTGGCGTCTACATAAATAATATAAGAAACTTACAAGGTCAAGTTTCAATGCCTTGTCCTAAACATACAATTATCGGATATTACAAAGACGGAACACCAGCATATTTTGATCAAGTAGCTGATGCAATATACGATTATCATATAAATGAAGGATATACAAACTTACATCATTGGATTGAAGATGCAGTGAGGAGAAAGAATGGATAAAGAAGATAAAAAGATAAAACATCTTGAGATGATAGAAACTGTAATTGAAAGGATAGGGAATAACAGTTTTCAACTTAAAGGTTGGTCAGTTACTCTTGTTTCTATAATTGGCGCATTATCTGCGCAGGGGTCTGAAAAGAAGTTTTTTTTGTTGGCTTTTATTCCATTACTAGCATTCTGGATGCTTGACGCTTTTTATCTGCAAATAGAGAGAAAATATAGAGTCCTATATAAACAGGTCTTGGATGATAAAATCACAACTTTTGACATGGACATACATGACATAAATACTAACGATGATAAAAATATAGGTTTTCTTCGGTGTATGTTTGCTCAGGTTGAAGGTTGGTTTTATCTTTCGATAATTGGTGTAGTGATGACATTGGCTATTCTAATAGGTGTATTCCATTAAGTAGACTGATTATTGGACTGTGAAATAATATAATTGTTTAATTGCTTTCTTGTCAAAGAAGAAAAGAAAGATATATAATGTCATCCATCAACAGTTAAGTCTGTTGCTTTTTACAATTATAGTACCAGGCGGAGGATGAGTATCATGGAGCATATGAAAAAAGAAAACCGCGTATTCAGATTCCTGAGAACAAAGGGATTTATCCTCTTGCTGGATATTATTGCGGTGAACCTGGCCTATATTGTTGCGCTACTTCTGCGCTTCTTTGTACACGGGGAGTTCAAGGTCAGCGTTTCATACCTGGATTATTTCTGGAAGATCGCTCCTTTCTATACAGTGGTCGCAATTGCAGTATTTTTTGTTTTCCGCCTTTACGGTGGATTGACGCAATATGCCGGACTTAATGACTTGAACAGGATCATCAAGGCCCATATTGTGACCTCGATCCTCCATGTTGTTATCTCAATTATCGTCCTGGCGGTGATCAAAAAAGAACACAACATTTACCGTATGCCGTTTTCCTATTATGTGATCGGCGCGGTTCTGCAGTTTATCTATATTACCTTCATTCGGTTTTGGCGTAAAATCTTTATGATTGAGAAAGCCAAGATCGACAGTAAAAAAATGAGTACTGTTCCGGCTGTTATTATTGGATCCGGAGATCTGGGACAGAAAGTCCTGCACCATCTCGAAAATAATACGCTTTATAAGCCTGTGGCCATTGCCGGTAAGGATAGCGGCTGGATGATGGATGGCGTTCCGGTTGTTTCTATGGAAGAAATTGAAAGCCAGATCAAGGATAAAGATATCAAGGCCGTTTTCATCGCGGATAAAGATCTCAACAAGGAACAGCGGGATCATATCAAACAGATATCCGAGGGCCTGGAACTTGATGATTTTACTGGCTATATGAGCAACCAGTCCGGATTCCTGCCCCTAACTAATCTTCTGGATGTCATGGATATGCCCATTGTGGTGGATGTGGACGGAAAAGAACAATCCTTTGCTTCTGCTGAAGAATGTCTTTCCACATTACCAGGTGAATATGATGTTGTCAAAGTTCAGGCAACCAAATTGGTGCTGAAGAAGCGGGAAGAAGATACCAGTTGGATGAGAGTCTATCAGGAACAGACAGGCCGCGAAGTAAGCTACTTCTGATAGTGTAAAAAAGCTAAGCAATTCCTATCTCTAAACAATCGAACAAGCAAACAATCCGGAACTACGAAGGGAAGGCTGTTGATACATGGATTTCCTGAATGATCCCCGGTTTAATGGAATTACGCCTTTTGATGGCAGAATCTGGCTCTCATCTCCAACAATGCATGGAGATGAGCAGCGCTATGTGGACGAAGCAATCCGTACCAATTGGGTGAGTACCGTCGGTGCCAACATCAACGAGATCGAAAAAGAACTCGCGGAGTATGTTGGCTGTAAGTATGCTGTTGCTCTCAGCTCTGGTACCGCTGCGCTACATCTGGCTACAAAGCTTGCCGGAGAAAGGCTGTATGGTCAGGCAAGACCTGATCAGGGTACATTAGCCGGAAAAAAAGTTTTCTGTTCTGATGTCACTTTTGATGCCTCGATCAATCCTGTTGCGTATGAAGATGGTGAGGCCATCTTTATTGATACAGAGCGGGATACCTGGAATATGGATCCGGCAGCTCTCGAAAAAGCCTTTGAGATGTATCCGGAGGTAAAGCTGATCGTTCTGGCTCATCTGTACGGAACACCTGGCAAGATGGATGAGATCCGGAAGATCGCTGACGCTCATGGAGCGTTGATTGTTGAAGATGCAGCGGAATCTCTGGGAGCAAAATACAAGCTCAACGGCCAGTGGGTTGAAACCGGTATGCTGGCGGATTACGGTTGCATCAGCTTCAACGGAAACAAGATCATTACCGGTTCTTCCGGCGGTATGTTCCTGACTGATTCATTGGAAGACGCCAATAAGGTAAAGAAATGGTCTACCCAAAGCCGGGAAAACGCATCCTGGTATCAGCATGAAGAGATTGGGTATAACTACCGCATGAGCAACATTGTTGCCGGTGTCATCCGCGGACAGATCCCGCATCTGGATGAGCACATCGCCCAGAAGAAAAAGATATGGGAACGCTACAAGGAAGGATTTAAAGATCTTCCCGTGACGATGAATCCCTGGGATGAGGAAAAGTCTGAACCGAACTTCTGGTTGTCCTGCATGCTGATCAATGAAGATGCTATGGCACCGCACGTGAGAAGTGATAAGGATGAACTCTGGCATTCGGTGAGCGGCATGAGCAGCCCGGGAGAAATTCTGGCAGCGCTGGCAACGTTCCGGGCAGAAGGCCGGCCGATCTGGAAACCGATGCATATGCAGCCGATTTACCAGATGAATAAGTTTATCACCGTGGAAGGCAACGGTCGGGCCAGGAGCAATGCTTATATTGAAGGTGAAGCGCCCGATGTGGGAGCAGATCTGTTCAAACGAGGACTGTGTCTGCCGAGTGATAACAAGATGACGACACATCAGCAGGATATAGTGATAGAGATAATCCGCAGATGTTTTGAGTAAGGGAGAAACGAAATGGGACATGAACCATACGGCATATACGAACGGTTTATAAAAAGACCTCAGGATTTCTTGTGTTCCCTTATTGCCATTATTGCTTTTTCTCCGGTGTTTCTTATTGTTGCTTTTTTGGTGAGAATAAAACTTGGATCACCTGTGCTATTTAAGCAAGATAGACCTGGAAAAGATAATAAGGTTTTTAAGCTTTATAAATTTAGAACTATGACAGATAAAAGAGATGATGATGGAAGGTTGTTACCTGATTCTGAAAGATTACCCCAATTCGGCCGTTTACTTCGTTCAACAAGTCTGGATGAGTTGCCAGAAATGTTTAACATAATAAAAGGTGACATGGCAGTTGTTGGTCCTAGACCACTTCTTGTACAATATCTTCAAAGATATAATGAACATCAAGCGAGAAGACAGGAAGTCAGGCCGGGATTTACCGGATTAGCACAGACTCATGGAAGGAATTCTATTTCGTGGGAAGAGAAATTTGATTTAGATGTCTACTATGTTGATCATATAACGTTTCTTGGTGACTGGAAAATCATTTTTACAACACTAAAGACAGTAATAAAGCGGGAAGGGATTACTTCCAATACATCTGCAACGATGGAAGAATTCATGGGGACAGAGGACGGACAGTAATGAATAAACTAATGATTGTGGGGGCTTCTGGTCATGGTCGTGTTGTTGCAGATATTGCCAGACAAACAGGATATACGGATATTGTTTTTCTGGATGATGATATGACACGCAAAGAATGTGGCAGATATCCTGTCATAGGGAAACCGAAAGATTATTCTCCTGATGAAGGTGATTTATTTGTTGCTATTGGAAATACAACAATCCGTAAACGGATCATGAATCAACTGGGTATGTGTATAACTTTGATTCATCCAAAGGCAATCATTGCAGAAGATGTTCAAATCGGCGAAGGCTCAGTAATCATGGCTGGAGCTGTTGTAAATCCAGGAACAAGAATAGGCCGTGGATGTATAGTTAACACATGTAGTTCCATAGATCATGATTGCGTGATTGGTAATTATTCACATATATCTGTTGGAGCACATCTGGCAGGGAACGTTGTGATCGGCGAAGAAACGTGGATTGGAATTGGAAGTATTGTTAGCAACAATATAAATATATGTAGTGATAGTATGATAGGTGCAGGCGCAGTAGTTATAAGGAATATAGATGAATCTGGAACTTATGTAGGCGTGCCGGCAAGGAGAAGAAAATGAGAATACTTATTTTAGCGAATCTTGATTTAGGCTTGTATAAGTTTCGAAAAGAATTAATAGAGGAACTTCTTAACAAAGGACATGAAGTTTTCATATCACTTCCAGAGGGTGATTTGATAAATGCATTAAAAAAAATGGGATGTATTTTTATAAACACCCCAGTAGATCGCCGTGGAATTAATCCAATAACAGATATAAAACTCCTTATAAGATACAAGAAAATAATGAAAGAGGTAAACCCTGAACTTGTTATTACTTACACAATAAAACCGAATATATATGGCGGGATTGCTGCTCGGCAAACAGGAAAAAAATATGCTATAAATATTACTGGGCTTGGAACCGCATTTGAAAAACCTGGTATTGTTAGAATGGTTGTTAAAATGCTTTACAAATTGGCTCTGCAGCAAGCGAGAATAGTGTTTTTTGAAAATAATAGTAATCGAAATGAATTGGTATCATTTGGCTGTTGTGAAAAAGAAAAAACGGTGGTCCTTAATGGAGCTGGAGTTAATACAGAAATATACAACTATCAATCGTATCCTAA is a genomic window containing:
- a CDS encoding LCP family protein, whose amino-acid sequence is MKKTMNLLIKLTALLLLLCLLPLAATAEEKKEGNWESFLLICNEGMNNDKGNAGNTLMVAAMEPDQGRIHLMMFTWDTFINYEGYDVPQKLDMPYRNNGPEEAVKVFNENFGLNINHYLSLNYLNLASLIDEYGGINVDITRAERNALNGMVASKKIRLQEQVAAGELGQTVIDMLAQEYYLNDFGPNTHLNGLQAVGYGWLQYDSVYNCCQRDANVVAGLFHSAGSFIADKVALYTNETGVPADDYARRLINLDEITEEDYQFLRDQIAPIFQMSVNNMTEDEIRSITLALAKIAYQAEREGASIFDLIKSTILPLEATQPYDIVAGAQGHLIDKEANIAAVKEFLYTED
- a CDS encoding RHS repeat protein, giving the protein MKKLIRVIPVLLILTLLLSTVYGASAAVTPQSLRMPAYSLTDCEWNENGQLISETVHDSDGNPAVNSRGFHKAEYTWDAKGNPLTESYTGLNGEPVVADGGYAKTVFTYENNSKGVPHIVAEDRYTADGSRADIPGSYSYRRDIWDGDQIFSTAYYDASGNLIQPTGGYARILYSLEEDENAVVITKRYEDANGNALLGAEGGAKIVYIYAKGLTAAANARVDNMGLGMLLGNMPIRDREGTPNSMPESERGELFNTVVLDDNDRKPMLVSTEIYGTDGSKTLGAKRWQREVRSYDERGNLTRTDYYGADGELIISSTGTASTVNTYDELNRVIQIDYLDRDGQLLKMLNGYARVTYEYYGSSERVHYIRYFGADGNRTMITSGVSMIEFEYDDNNEYDWDKRETYYDILDEYTQSNGGFARIEWKLFDDNNFKLDDNKLWVLNSPYAQWEKYYGTDMKLVERKAGHAGIENFKNENNQIIKTVYMDDQWLPTRYEEGQYAWIEYQYETNDPTEPACYEAYFDKDGNPVEAITGAYARSMVYGGPKKNLLLEEAFFDAEGNPDTSVVTGAHKAAYTYDRNMLQTSVHYYNADGTLSATRNGEAAMLREYNSKGSLLWEVTFGDDNKPLAVNGTNAAQVHSYDYAGHHTGEKFFDENGTPVTNSNGYASAIYDYDAKGNITSISYYNAENMSTLVSGRAKVEREYDNAHHMTYELNVGTNGRPVLQSDGFAARKLTYDPETGLTTKVEYLDAQGEPVVISQGYASYEVKYDHAGNLTLRAYYDEKGELVAPATPGYAKLERQIDAQGRVTEEARYNADGTLQENRDGYAVTETTYDINKTTVSYLNANRELADTSFGYASKVTETDYMGNTVSIAYFGANNEPVKIADGYHTQKNTWDMEGHQLREQYFDENGKPVACPKGYASFLCEYDKNGNTTREVHFGVNGEVAKVIAGAPEVLREYDDENRLLSEKYLDETGMPYMLRGDYASTECEYDARGNLLTEKFFGTEGQPVISTKGYAQKTDTYDIRGHLLSEEYTDGKGNLLMQQIGYAKKQQTWDSHGNLLSEAWFDESNQPALQENTYGYKTYKYDNHNNLTEEAWYHHEGAPTVLADGYNRVVHVYNAFDRRVRSVWYYNMDIVTLPEGYAAKSFEYDGRGRITKTSCLDDKMQRVMTKKGYSAEQKVYDNANNVLQVRYLDVNDKLTRLPEGFSVWQREYDKNNHVILEQYLDENERIASLTERQPASRNVYDARGRLIRIEYLNTGLQASETQFGYSTIQFAYDDQNRRTGITYLDANGLNKMISAGYAGIRYEYSDQGKIWRTTYLDVSGQPTLFKDGYAASENIYDNDLNLVGTIYLDDKYNRTYIGAGYSGIRRSVDKNGDILTETYLDNDDLPVAGAGGYATLRNTWDNLRRVIKREYLDKEGQPAKLSSGYCAVAYQYDNNSNKIRESYYNKDGELIWNNDGYCEILLKYDERNHCIEERLLTRGGKPAVHNYGRYSSMTRKVDEDGRVLEVHFYDEQGRPTFYASDYAEARYVYDLAGRQTEVSYYDVEGKPMAVRRGYARMTTEYNTLGLKTEECYYDVDGNLVDTQMGYAKEVSTYDELGNRLTVRYLNTSQLQVVPEGSAYAYYLMAYDDAGRVLSEEYYDEMDKPALCRDGYAAHYAEYTETGRLKEETYFDTENKPVAYNGYSKRELVDEDKENRTYTLRVINETMDDESYIESRQTFDKYDRMIRISYFDKAGNPAVGAEGASTVEKEYTGRGQIALEKFYDAANKATAVNGAYGVATTYTPFGRIDKQTWLDENGNPAPNANGYAALTYAYDLTNAAKVEKYIQKYFDANDEPCADTLGAYGVSILFYPNTRVHEVTYLDDEGKPINTNKGYAQLQYEEDENGNRTWEGYFDKYGGQANCDAGYSSKECDYDSAGRLIGERYQDRYNKLTNNAEGVAGWNGYYDAEGNLIITSKYNQDKEALPTQNP
- a CDS encoding TIR domain-containing protein → MARKVFFSFHYENDISRVMVVRNRWVTYGGQLASQVIDNADFEQVKRQGQVAIERWIDKQMDGTTATIVLIGSETLQRPYVQYEICKSIERGNAIIGVYINNIRNLQGQVSMPCPKHTIIGYYKDGTPAYFDQVADAIYDYHINEGYTNLHHWIEDAVRRKNG